From Plectropomus leopardus isolate mb chromosome 4, YSFRI_Pleo_2.0, whole genome shotgun sequence, the proteins below share one genomic window:
- the gprin3b gene encoding G protein-regulated inducer of neurite outgrowth 3: MGTNPKRTVTVQMVPQLAVVDTLGNKETNANWAKEPNLKLSQVCPKPTLTSPDHKQDNSSLTASPANIIPHTQKTASKGGAPVSSTVSDKPANGNQEKSERVTGGDQQMQDLSLNDQSVGEAGGDQRDSNANMKMFRLADEKDIGKAGVSPALSASKVDMQTNDCRIKGPSAAEEKCAMLTSSAKAQEDSNIHVSPNNKNINNACELRHTASEPQHDNKGSILAPKNKGAAVSQKSQEPDHIHSCSVSLQETPKPKQNTETTTAPLSSIIAPSKSKDAEFTNENSSSKHLEKDLPPVKKPQVSSDKHQPASSQTDSTILPQATQTTPADGQVFEEASQTDTAVFEGQQHSKLYREASTMTLTPSSTPVKQRHDMEVQAVANTCSKAVATSPSLLPFTVTRRPSGGAVPREVAQSLAVVYQVDGGVGIRQMNMSSLGTDLRSERLTVEAEMCPNQTAGVFHLETSTQQQDIRLGAKPKDPGPALCNTQPVYQINIEHKDQGDTGNSQNKTGIQKSAAKTATTEATSLTSGTPPETAGATKSRSADSNNAASSQAAPPTTTTTTNATSDLTKNKAESPKQKAKAGSKAPKKETKSGKQKLEPERKEDEDEEQKGKSIHDVVWDEQGMTWEVYGASVDPESLGFAIQSHLQCKIKEQERKLMVQTSFRKSVDSPGHGRKNKRRQQNIFRSMLQNVRRPNCCVRPPPSSVLE; the protein is encoded by the coding sequence ATGGGAACTAACCCAAAAAGGACAGTGACAGTCCAGATGGTGCCTCAGCTGGCTGTGGTGGACACACTGGGCAATAAGGAGACGAATGCCAACTGGGCCAAAGAGCCCAACCTCAAACTCTCTCAGGTTTGTCCAAAACCCACCCTCACATCTCCTGACCACAAACAAGATAACTCATCTTTGACTGCTTCTCCCGCTAACATCATCCCACATACCCAAAAAACTGCTTCCAAGGGAGGTGCACCAGTTAGCAGCACTGTGTCAGACAAACCAGCTAATGGAAACCAGGAAAAGTCAGAGCGTGTCACAGGTGGAGACCAACAGATGCAAGACCTGTCTCTAAATGACCAAAGTGTGGGTGAGGCAGGAGGTGACCAAAGGGATTCTAACGCTAATATGAAAATGTTTAGACTGGCCGATGAGAAGGACATCGGTAAGGCCGGGGTGTCGCCTGCTCTTTCAGCATCAAAGGTCGACATGCAGACGAATGACTGCAGAATAAAAGGACCAAGTGCAGCAGAGGAGAAGTGTGCGATGCTGACATCCTCAGCCAAAGCACAAGAGGACAGTAATATACATGTTTctccaaataataaaaatataaataatgccTGTGAATTAAGGCATACAGCATCTGAACCACAACACGATAATAAAGGGAGTATTTTAGCTCCCAAAAACAAGGGCGCAGCTGTATCACAGAAATCTCAAGAGCCTGATCACATACATAGCTGCTCTGTCAGTCTGCAAGAGACTCCCAAAcctaaacaaaacacagaaactacCACGGCGCCGCTTAGCTCCATTATAGCTCCCTCAAAGAGCAAAGATGCAGAGTTTACAAATGAGAATTCAAGTTCAAAACATCTCGAAAAGGATTTGCCACCAGTAAAGAAACCACAAGTCTCCTCAGATAAACATCAGCCAGCGTCATCACAAACGGACTCCACCATTCTGCCCCAGGCTACACAAACCACGCCGGCAGATGGGCAGGTGTTTGAGGAAGCCAGCCAGACTGACACAGCTGTCTTTGAAGGGCAGCAGCACAGCAAGCTGTACAGGGAGGCTTCAACGATGACATTAACCCCTTCGTCCACCCCAGTCAAACAGCGTCACGATATGGAGGTTCAGGCGGTGGCGAACACGTGCAGTAAGGCCGTGGCTACAAGCCCGAGCCTGCTGCCTTTCACTGTGACTCGCAGGCCAAGCGGGGGTGCGGTCCCTAGAGAGGTGGCACAGAGCCTGGCCGTAGTTTACCAGGTCGACGGGGGTGTGGGAATACGTCAAATGAACATGAGTTCTCTTGGTACCGATCTGAGGTCAGAGAGACTCACTGTTGAAGCGGAAATGTGTCCAAACCAAACTGCTGGCGTTTTCCACTTGGAAACTTCCACCCAGCAGCAAGACATAAGGCTTGGAGCTAAACCTAAAGACCCCGGGCCAGCTCTCTGCAACACCCAGCCAGTTTATCAAATCAATATTGAACACAAGGACCAAGGAGACACAGGTAactcccaaaataaaacagggatCCAGAAATCTGCAGCAAAAACAGCCACTACTGAAGCAACCTCTCTCACATCAGGAACGCCCCCAGAGACAGCTGGTGCTACAAAGTCCAGATCTGCTGACAGTAACAATGCTGCATCGTCTCAGGCTGCCccgccaacaacaacaacaacaacaaatgccACGTCAGATCTAActaaaaacaaagctgaaagTCCCAAACAAAAGGCTAAAGCTGGAAGTAAAGCCCCGAAAAAGGAGACAAAGTCTGGCAAACAGAAGCTAGAACCGGAGAGAAAGGAAGACGAGGATGAGGAGCAGAAAGGAAAGAGCATCCATGATGTCGTCTGGGATGAACAGGGGATGACTTGGGAGGTCTACGGGGCTTCTGTCGACCCAGAATCCCTTGGTTTTGCCATCCAGAGCCACCTGCAGTGCAAAATCAAGGAGCAAGAGAGGAAACTGATGGTCCAGACCTCCTTCCGCAAGTCAGTTGACTCGCCGGGACACGGCAGGAAGAACAAAAGGAGGCAGCAGAACATTTTCAGGTCAATGCTGCAAAATGTCAGACGGCCCAACTGCTGCGTGcgtccccctccctcctccgtcCTCGAGTAG
- the elmod2 gene encoding ELMO domain-containing protein 2, producing the protein MLGYIWQYVYTSFLRYWLKWFIRQATGKCELQRICSGYKPGATRTLNAEYSLHSSKNKVLRGALKTNKDHLEQCVDQIMKEKNIKPQKDPLFKESLHICLLQITGHNSLYISVEDLRKEVFDSENQNHEAMLLKLWDLLMPTIKLESRITKQWGDIGFQGDDPKTDFRGMGLLGLINLVFFSENYTEEARQVLSHANHPKLGYSYAIVGINLTEMAYSLLKSGALKPHFYNTVMGTPELWHFHQLYCYLAYEFDKFWVAEEPESIMQFNQYREKFHNIVKLHLQDPNVAFTLTVRSKN; encoded by the exons ATGCTGGGGTACATCTGGCAGTATGTCTACACGTCCTTCCTGAGATACTGGCTGAAGTGGTTCATCAGACAGGCAACAGGGAAATGTGAGCTGCAGAGAATATGCTCTGGATACAAGCCTGGGGCAACAAGGACATTAAACGCAG AATATTCTCTCCACTCGTCAAAGAACAAG GTTTTAAGAGGAGCTTTGAAAACCAACAAGGATCATTTAGAGCAATGTGTGGATCAAATTATGAAAGAGAAGAATATCAAACCCCAGAAAGATCCACT GTTCAAGGAAAGCCTACACATCTGTCTGTTACAGATTACAGGACACAACAGCCTGTATATATCTGTGGAAGACTTGAGAAAGGAAGTCTTTGACTCGGAGAACCAAAACCATGAGGCCATGCTGCTGAAG CTGTGGGACCTGTTGATGCCAACAATCAAACTGGAGTCGAGGATAACCAAACAGTGGGGAGACATCGGATTCCAAGGAGATGACCCCAAGACTGACTTCAGAGGAATGGGCCTGCTGGGCCTAATCAACCTTGT tttCTTTAGTGAAAACTACACAGAGGAAGCTCGTCAAGTGTTGTCTCATGCAAACCATCCTAAACTTGG GTATTCATATGCCATCGTTGGGATCAACTTGACAGAGATGGCCTACAGCCTCTTGAAAAGTGGTGCTTTGAAGCCGCATTTCTACAACACCGTTATGGGCACACCTGAGCTCTGGCACTTTCATCAGCTATACT GTTACTTGGCCTATGAATTTGATAAATTTTGGGTGGCAGAAGAACCAGAAAGCATCATGCAGTTCAATCAATACAGAGAAAAATTCCACAACATTGTTAAGCTGCATTTACAAGACCCCAATGTGGCTTTCACATTAACTGTGCGTTCTAAAAACTAA
- the ucp1 gene encoding mitochondrial brown fat uncoupling protein 1, with protein sequence MVGLKPSDVPPPLGVKMASAGAAACVADLVTFPLDTAKVRLQIQGEKKGVEGIRYRGVFGTISTMIRTEGPRSLYNGLVAGLQRQVCFASIRIGLYDNVKSFYTGGKDNPNVLIRILAGCTTGAMAVSFAQPTDVVKVRFQAQMNLDGVARRYSGTMQAYKHIFQNEGIRGLWKGTLPNITRNALVNCTELVTYDLIKEAILRHKLMSDNLPCHFVSAFGAGFVTTVIASPVDVVKTRYMNSPPGQYKSAINCAWTMMTKEGPTAFYKGFVPSFLRLGSWNVVMFVSFEQIKRAMMVTKKRIEERN encoded by the exons ATGGTAGGACTTAAACCCTCAGACGTTCCCCCTCCACTCGGTGTGAAGATGGCAAGTGCTGGGGCCGCAGCCTGTGTAGCTGATCTTGTCACATTTCCTCTGGACACAGCCAAAGTCAGACTACAG ATCCAGGGAGAGAAGAAGGGAGTGGAAGGCATCCGCTATAGAGGGGTGTTTGGGACAATCAGCACCATGATCCGAACAGAGGGGCCCAGGTCTCTGTACAACGGGCTGGTGGCGGGGCTGCAGAGACAAGTGTGCTTCGCCTCCATCAGGATCGGCCTCTACGATAATGTCAAGAGCTTCTACACTGGTGGCAAAGACA ACCCTAATGTACTGATCCGTATCCTGGCTGGCTGCACCACGGGCGCCATGGCAGTGTCTTTTGCACAACCCACTGATGTGGTCAAGGTTCGATTCCAGGCCCAGATGAACCTGGACGGTGTGGCTCGTCGTTACAGTGGCACAATGCAGGCCTACAAACACATCTTCCAGAATGAAGGCATACGTGGACTCTGGAAAG GCACACTACCCAACATCACAAGAAATGCACTGGTCAACTGCACAGAGCTGGTTACATATGACTTGATCAAGGAGGCCATTCTTAGACACAAGCTGATGTCAG ATAATCTGCCTTGCCACTTTGTATCTGCATTTGGTGCCGGCTTTGTCACCACAGTGATCGCCTCCCCGGTAGATGTGGTGAAAACTAGATACATGAACTCACCACCGGGCCAGTACAAGAGCGCTATCAACTGTGCCTGGACCATGATGACAAAAGAGGGGCCAACGGCTTTCTACAAAGG ATTTGTACCCTCATTCCTGCGGCTGGGATCGTGGAACGTTGTGATGTTTGTCTCATTCGAACAAATCAAGAGAGCTATGATGGTCACAAAGAAGAGAATCGAGGAGAGAAATTGA